From the genome of Vicia villosa cultivar HV-30 ecotype Madison, WI linkage group LG2, Vvil1.0, whole genome shotgun sequence, one region includes:
- the LOC131651793 gene encoding uncharacterized protein LOC131651793, which produces MHRQSLGSPSSKLHLHGVITAAETLITDEPPKPHRLSSPPPTPHKFIHLIPILTLFCFFILYFFSHTPSPSDLDHHFTGFKHHHSELNSDIAVHYADAKRSDGLAIRSLQQIPKSQLHRKLAEF; this is translated from the exons ATGCACAGACAATCCTTAGGTTCACCATCTTCCAAACTCCATCTCCATGGAGTCATCACCGCCGCAGAAACTCTCATCACCGACGAACCACCGAAGCCTCACCGTCTCTCTTCACCGCCTCCCACACCGCACAAATTCATCCACCTCATTCCGATCCTCACtctcttctgcttcttcatcCTCTACTTCTTCTCCCACACTCCTTCACCTTCAGACCTAGATCACCATTTCACCGGATTCAAACATCATCATTCAG AATTGAATAGTGATATTGCAGTACATTACGCTGATGCGAAAAGAAGCGATGGATTGGCGATTAGAAGTTTGCAACAGATTCCTAAATCTCAACTTCACAGAAAACTCGCCGAGTTTTAG
- the LOC131651795 gene encoding uncharacterized protein LOC131651795: MVLWEITLGTAYFLGLKRTYKLALRIQRKLVSPKYPKTRQFLHRRTRAVFDVAVKVHRSIQARDIEVGRNIGNFILRCLDRIKPSARIRGPSQPSINGGNSKESMTKPTAGASNHKPPSHSVPFKKDSDRHLFTALTPKPFPSISRMMIPPNPAGTTIHGRFLSTYTSDVFRQNYKVNWSGSVIRKDIMQWMLQN; this comes from the exons ATGGTGCTGTGGGAGATAACACTCGGAACTGCGTATTTCTTGGGGCTCAAACGAACTTACAAGCTTGCTCTCAGGATTCAACGGAAACTCGTAAGCCCTAAGTACCCGAAAACCCGTCAATTTCTTCACAG ACGAACGCGAGCTGTATTTGATGTAGCAGTCAAGGTTCATCGGAGCATTCAAGCAAGAGACATAGAAGTGGGTAGGAATATTGGAAACTTCATTTTGCGATGTCTAGATCGAATAAAGCCCTCAGCTCGAATTCGCGGTCCTTCTCAACCGTCCATTAATGGTGGTAACTCGAAAGAAAGTATGACAAAGCCTACAGCAGGCGCTTCCAACCACAAGCCTCCTAGTCATTCTGTACCATTCAAGAAGGACTCTGATAGGCACTTGTTTACTGCATTAACGCCAAAGCCTTTTCCTAGCATTTCAAGGATGATGATACCGCCAAATCCTGCTGGGACCACCATCCATGGCAGGTTCCTCAGTACCTATACCTCTGACGTCTTTAGACAAAATTACAAAGTGAATTGGTCAGGAAGTGTTATCAGGAAGGACATCATGCAATGGATGCTGCAGAACTAA
- the LOC131649794 gene encoding protein MAINTENANCE OF MERISTEMS-like — translation MTVTLDDVHSLSHLSIAGMFFTPVHRDQATAMHMVMDALEVDKLVVLKEFGDTQGFHLRMSWSRKVYQEILDLGRYQAATRVHMLHIVACTLFADKSEVYINVLYLSLLSDLETPYWTKGVAALTMLYTTFDAASRPDTRQFVGYLSLLQVEGQTHLRGVIEYRRRLDALTLDDVIWTPYTGHREDLPFDVSSLYSGYVRWESHVAKHLPERYLRQYGYIQGMPRPVPKTLAGGIDR, via the exons ATGACGGTGACTCTGGATGATGTGCATTCCCTATCTCACCTTTCGATTGCTGGTATGTTTTTTACACCAGTTCATAGGGACCAGGCGACGGCGATGCACATGGTGATGGATGCTTtagaggttgataagctggttgTGCTTAAGGAGTTTGGTGACACTCAGGGCTTTCACCTCAGGATGTCTTGGTCGAGGAAGGTTTATCAGGAGATTCTCGATCTAGGGAGGTACCAGGCTGCCACTAGGGTGCACATGTTACATATAGtggcatgtactctctttgcGGACAAGTCTGAAGTTTATATAAATGTCTTATATCTTTCTCTACTCAGCGACCTTGAGACCCCATATTGGACTAAGGGAGTGGCGGCATTGACGATGTTGTACACAACATTTGATGCCGCTTCTCGTCCCGACACTAGACAGTTTGTTGGTTATCTGAGCTTGTTACAG GTGGAAGGCCAAACCCATCTAAGAGGGGTGATTGAGTACAGGCGGAGGCTGGATGCTCTGACGCTAGATGATGTCATCTGGACACCGTATACAGGTCACCGCGAGGATCTTCCTTTTGATGTATCTTCTTTATATTCAGGGTATGTCAGATGGGAGAGCCATGTGGCTAAACACTTGCCTGAGAGGTATCTACGCCAGTATGGTTATATACAGGGAATGCCACGCCCGGTCCCAAAGACTCTAGCTGGTGGCATTGATCGCTGA
- the LOC131651794 gene encoding plastoglobulin-1, chloroplastic: MALLSSTLRAPLVFSKNPKPVSLSSLHSRISLSPHSLRFPSLRFIAAAGDTGDAETPSSNISDEWGEGSEPEAKPFTYFKLPDSDPPKDEDEWGKGAGAEAGSFNDAGNGTPAFTAEAPAETVVEEGGVDENLEGLKRSLVDTVYGTELGFRARSEVRAEVSELVAQLEAANPTPAPVEEPDILNGNWVLLYTASSELLPLLAAGSLPLLKLDKISQTIDTDSFTVVNSTTLSSPFASFSFSASASFEVRSPTRIQVTFKEGSLQPPEIKSKIDLPENINIFGQQLSLGPLVQSLGPLENVVANISRVISGQSPLKIPIPGERTSSWLITTYLDKDLRISRGDGGLFVLAREGSPLLDQ, translated from the exons ATGGCTCTACTCTCCTCCACACTACGCGCTCCACTCGTCTTCTCCAAAAACCCTAAACCCGTTTCTCTCTCTTCCCTCCACTCTCGAATCTCTCTCTCACCTCACTCTCTCAGATTCCCTTCTCTTCGCTTCATCGCCGCCGCCGGCGATACCGGAGACGCCGAAACGCCGTCCTCCAATATCTCTGACGAGTGGGGAGAGGGGTCTGAGCCCGAAGCCAAACCGTTCACGTATTTCAAGCTTCCAGATTCGGATCCTCCCAAGGATGAGGATGAGTGGGGAAAAGGAGCTGGAGCTGAGGCTGGAAGCTTTAACGACGCCGGGAATGGAACTCCGGCTTTCACTGCCGAAGCTCCGGCGGAGACGGTGGTGGAGGAGGGGGGAGTGGATGAAAATCTTGAGGGGCTGAAGCGTTCTCTCGTTGACACTGTGTACGGGACTGAGCTCGGGTTCCGAGCTCGGTCGGAGGTTCGAGCTGAGGTGTCCGAGTTGGTGGCTCAATTGGAAGCTGCTAACCCCACCCCTGCTCCGGTTGAGGAACCTGACATTCTCAATGGGAATTGGGTGCTGCT GTACACGGCATCTTCTGAACTGTTGCCTCTTTTAGCGGCAGGATCATTGCCTTTGTTGAAGTTGGATAAGATTTCGCAAACAATTGATACGGATAGCTTTACTGTTGTAAACTCTACGACATTGTCTAGTCCTTTTGCCTCGTTTTCTTTTAGTGCTTCTGCCTCGTTTGAAGTTCGAAGCCCTACAAGAATACAG GTTACATTCAAAGAAGGATCACTACAACCTCCAGAGATAAAGTCTAAAATTGACCTACCAGAAAACATTAACATTTTTGGCCAACAGCTTAGCCTAGGGCCTCTGGTACAATCTCTCGGCCCTCTGGAGAATGTGGTGGCAAATATATCACGTGTCATTTCAGGTCAGTCACCTCTTAAGATTCCCATACCTGGTGAGAGGACAAGCTCCTGGCTTATTACCACGTATCTTGATAAGGACTTGCGAATATCAAGGGGAGATGGTGGTTTGTTTGTCCTAGCAAGAGAAGGGAGCCCCCTTCTTGATCAGTAG